In the Oryzias latipes chromosome 23, ASM223467v1 genome, one interval contains:
- the LOC101165777 gene encoding podocalyxin: MRATLRITGLLVLSSLFSSICSDESSNFTTSSTIDSFESAAVLSKAPGSTEAPLNTTVPATTQKPTDTVDTVTSIKAAVTTAPAVTDVLTPTPGSATLPPAVTSGLPTTEAASTRPPPTFPSVQTTSQQENMTTGRGEAEVTAGVTAGVTGGFNTKPTTMITTTLRPEYSNRSGENHTEGSRAPATTTAPTAPPSEAPPPPVTTPSTTTTTSLAKTEPAKTQASHTLADTEPLPSVGPGTTAPASSHTFDFPPPSGQLEKKEQKVLGEVCKRLFPDWRSGTCSFKWRQQNGGIVFDRIEIIVNSSLAANYYEEITKPRDNKTLIAILASCGSLLIMIIILAVCASHHRRPYSENQQHLTEELQTVENGYHDNPTLEVMEVQPEMQEKKVALNGEFNDSWIVPIDNLLKEEILDEEDTHL, from the exons GTTCTCTGTTTTCCAGCATCTGTTCAGATGAAAGTTCAAACTTTACAACATCGTCGACCATTGACTCTTTTGAATCAGCTGCTGTTCTCAGCAAAGCTCCAGGAAGCACAGAAGCACCACTGAATACAACCGTTCCCGCGACGACACAGAAACCAACTGACACTGTTGACACGGTTACATCCATCAAAGCAGCTGTAACTACAGCTCCGGCTGTCACAGATGTCCTGACACCGACTCCTGGAAGTGCCACTCTTCCTCCTGCGGTGACCTCAGGCCTTCCTACCACTGAAGCCGCATCTACTCGGCCACCCCCCACATTTCCTTCAGTACAAACGACCAGCCAACAGGAGAACATGACCACAGGGCGCGGTGAGGCCGAAGTGACAGCTGGAGTGACAGCTGGAGTGACTGGAGGATTCAACACAAAGCCCACCACCATGATCACAACGACCCTCAGACCTGAATACTCCAACCGTTCAGGAGAGAACCACACAGAAGGCAGCAGAG CACCAGCCACAACAACAGCCCCTACAGCACCACCATCTGaagccccacccccacctgTGACCAcaccctccaccaccaccaccaccagtctGGCAAAGACAGAACCAGCCAAAACACAGGCGTCACACACCCTAGCTGACACCGAGCCTCTGCCGAGCGTCGGCCCGGGCACCACGGCACCAGCCTCGTCCCACACGTTTGAT TTTCCTCCACCAAGCGGGCAGCTGGAG aaaaaggagcagaaagTTCTGGGAGAGGTGTGCAAGCGGCTGTTCCCAGACTGGAGGAGTGGAACCTGTAGTTTCAAGTGGCGCCAACAAAACGGCGGCATAGTGTTCGACAGGATCGAAATTATCG TGAACAGCAGCCTCGCAGCCAACTACTATGAGGAGATCACCAAG CCCAGAGACAACAAAACACTTATCGCCATCTTGGCCTCCTGTGGCTCCCTGCTCATCATGATCATCATCCTGGCGGTGTGCGCCTCACACCACCGCAGACCTTACAGTGAGAACCAG CAACATCTGACTGAGGAGCTGCAGACGGTGGAGAACGGTTACCATGACAACCCCACTTTGGAAGTGATGGAGGTGCAACCAGAGATGCAGGAGAAGAAAGTGGCATTGAACGGCGAGTTCAACGACAGCTGGATCGTCCCCATTGACAACCTGTTGAAGGAGGAGATCCTTGACGAGGAGGACACCCACCTGTGA